The Platichthys flesus chromosome 5, fPlaFle2.1, whole genome shotgun sequence genome contains the following window.
TGCTCTGCAGCCAACTGTTTggacatttaatacattttggcAAGGGTACATGTCAGGGGTTGGGAAGTAAAGAGAGGAAGTCATGTGGAAACAAAGTGGTTtcaattaacattgttttctATACTCATGTAACgaaagcaaaaaagaaaagaatgtttttgtttttaaatgagagaACATTCAGAGTCTGCAACGATCCATCATTGATAAAGATCAGTTTTTCCTCAGAGCCATCAACCCCAACACACTCATCCATCCCTCATGCCTAATTTTCCCCCCTTTTCCTGCTTTTTTGTCGGTTTCCAGAGAGGCGCCCCCGGGAAGGTTGGGGACGAGGATGACATGTCTCCCTGCCTCCGTCGGAATTACCCGCGGGGACTCACGCGGACAGACAGTCCAGGGAGTCCAGGGTGAGGAAGACGTCCGCCTTGCACTGGAAGGTGCCGGTCCCGTCCCGCATTAGCTCGCAGCTCTTCAGGTTTGGAGAGACGTCCTTTACGCAGATGGCCTGAAGGGtgggagaggaagggatgagAAAAAGTAAGTTTAAGAAATGAAATTCAGCCGAAAAAAGGATCGTCCTGGTTTGCATCCTTCTTTTCTTCCACCATCATGTaatcagctgcaggttgaagtTTCTGAactaattatttcattttaaatatagcCGAATTTTAAAGATTAATTAACAGCAGGTAATAATAACATGAGACGGAATGTTCTCTTATATAAATACTCTGTATTTTTGTCTCCTGGCTGCTCTAACTGGTGTGCGTCTTTACGCACGGGTATTAAACCGCTATTTACAAAAGCCATTTAATGGCTTACAAAAGTAAAAGCTTATCAATGTTTAATGCTTATCTATTTCAAATATTACTCAGTTCAGATAATTAAGCATCGCCATATAAGTAGTGGAAAGTGGAAAGCGCATTTTACGCACCACCTCTTCATCCCATCGTCAGTGTAAAACAACGATGACTAAAGAGCGCATCGTTATGACTGGACTCACCATGTTTTTGAGGATGGAGATCTGCCTGTTGGTCTCGGGGATCACGTTTTGACCCGTCGTCTCCCCGCTATCCGTCTGCGTCTCCTCGGACTCGGCCCTGCGGACGTACGGCGACCTCCTGATACCGGACAGCAAACCGGAGGCGCGACCCACCGAGTAGTAGCTGGGCCCGGTCGACTGTTTGTACCAGGCTTCGACGGGATGGCAGGAGATGAGCAGGGACACTCCGACGCACACCACGGCAAACCTGACGGACCTCT
Protein-coding sequences here:
- the npb gene encoding neuropeptide B, giving the protein MNVVGHDNVSAYISTRKFPKQPTKHKVSRRRRADRRTAPPLTLRKGKERGARTVPDMERSVRFAVVCVGVSLLISCHPVEAWYKQSTGPSYYSVGRASGLLSGIRRSPYVRRAESEETQTDSGETTGQNVIPETNRQISILKNMAICVKDVSPNLKSCELMRDGTGTFQCKADVFLTLDSLDCLSA